In the Sinomonas cyclohexanicum genome, GATCCATCGCAGAGTCCGCCACCCTGGCCGTCGACGCGAAGGCGAAGGCGCTCAAGGCCGCGGGCCGGCCCGTGATCGGCTTCGGCGCCGGCGAGCCGGACTTCCCGACCCCGGACTACATCGTGGAGGCGGCCATCGCAGCCGCCCGCCAGCCGCGCTTCCACCGGTACTCCCCCGCCGGCGGCCTCCCGGAGCTCAAGGAGGCGATCGCCGCGAAGACCAAGCGCGACTCCGGCTACGAGGCCGCGGCGTCCCAGGTCCTCGTGACGAACGGCGGCAAGCAGGCCGTCTACAACACCTTCGCCACACTCCTGGACCCGGGCGACGAGGTCCTCCTCCCGACCCCCTACTGGACCACGTACCCCGAGGCGATCCGCCTCGCGGGCGGCGTCCCGGTCGAGGTCTTCGCGGGCCCGGAGCAGGGCTACCTCGTCACGGTCGACCAGCTCGAGGCCGCACTCACCGAGCGCACCAAGATCCTCCTGTTCGTCTCGCCGTCCAACCCCACCGGCGCCGTGTACTCGCCCGAGCAGACCAAGGAGATCGGCCAGTGGGCCGCGTCCAAGGGCCTGTGGGTCGTGACCGACGAGATCTACGAGCACCTCACGTACGACGGCGTGCCCTTCACCTCGATCGCGACCGCCGCCCCGGAGCTCGGAGACAGGGTCGTGATCCTCAACGGCGTGGCCAAGACGTACGCGATGACCGGCTGGCGGGTGGGCTGGATGATCGGTCCCGCGGACGTCATCAAGGCCGCCACGAACCTCCAGTCCCACGCGACGTCCAACGTTGCCAACGTCTCTCAGATGGCCGCCCTCGCCGCGGTCTCCGGCCCGCTCGACGCGGTGGAGGAGATGAAGGTCGCGTTCGACCGCCGCCGCCAGACCATGGTGAAGATGCTCTCCGAGATCGAGGGAGTCAACTGCCCCACGCCCAAGGGCGCGTTCTACGTCTACCCGGACGTGCGCGGGATCCTCGGCAAGGAGGTCGCCGGGGTCCGCCCGGCCACCTCGGCCGAACTCGCCGCGCTCATCCTGGACAAGGTCGAGGTGGCGATCGTCCCGGGCGAGGCGTTCGGCCCGAGCGGGTACGTGCGGCTCTCCTACGCGCTCGGCGACGACGACCTCGCCGAGGGCGTCGGCCGCATCCAGGAGCTCCTCGCGGCCGCGAAGTAGGGCACCCGAGCTCCTGTGGCGCACGACGGCGAAGGCTCGCCTCCCGCGGGAGGTGAGCCTTCGCCGTCGTGCGCCAAGAGCGACCCGCAGAAGGTGACCTCCAGAAGCTGCCCCCCAGCATGGGGGCGCCGCCTGCGGGGCGCACCGTGGTGCGCGAAGGTTCGTGCGTGGCCGGTGGTTGCGCCGTGTGTGTGCGGGATGGATGCTGGGGGTGTCCGTCGCGGTCGACCCCGAACCTTCTGTGGTGCCGGTGAGCCTGTCCTCCAGCATGGTGGCGGAGGGCCTCCGCGGGAACCGTGGATTGGTGCCTTTGAGCCCGAGCGTCAGACTTCCGAATCTCTCCTGCCCTCCCCGCGGCGGACGCCATTCCGATCGGAAAGGAGCCAGGCGATGGAACTCCTCCATCCCCGGTGCGCGGGAATCGACATCTCCAAGCGGGACGCGAAGGTCTGCGTCCGCATCGCCGGGACGGGCCGCGCCAAGGCCGTCGAGACGGTCACGACATGGTCCTCCATGACCGGTCAGATCCTGGCCCTGCGCGAACACCTCGCCCAGCAGCAGGTCACGTGCGTGGTCATGGAGGCCACCAGCGACTACTGGAAGCCGTTCTACTACCTCCTCGAGGACCTGCCCGGGGTCGAGGTCATGCTGGTCAACGCCCGGCAGGTGAAGAACGTCCCGGGAAGGAAGACCGACGTCGCCGACGCGACCTGGCTGGCCCAGCTCGGCGCGCACGGGCTCGTGCGGGCCTCGCTCGTCCCCCCGGCCCCGATCCGCCAGCTGCGCGACCTGACCCGGACCCGCACCGCGATCACCCGCGACCGGGCCCGGGAGGCCCAGCGACTGGAGAAGCTCCTGGAGGACGCCGGGATCAAGCTCTCCTCCGTCGCCACGGACATCCTCGGGGTCTCCGGGCGGGCCATGCTCGAGGCCCTGATCACCGGAAACACCGACCCCGGGGCCATGGCGGAGCTGGCCAGGACCAGCCTCAGGCCCAAGATCCCAGCCCTGACCGAGGCCCTGACCGGCCGGTTCACCGCCCACCACGCCTTCCTGGCCCGGATCCACCTGGACCTGATCGACCAGCACACCGCCGCGATCGAGACCCTCACCGCACAGATCGAGGCGCTCATGGAGCCCTTTCGCGGCTTCCACGACCTGATCACCACCATCCCGGGGATCAGCACCACGATCGCCGACGTCATCGTCGCCGAGACCGGCGCGGACATGTCCCGCTTCCCCACCGCCGAGCACCTGGCCTCCTGGGCCGGCACCGCCCCGGGGAACAACGAATCCGCCGGCAGGGTCAAGTCCTCCCGCACCCGCCCCGGCAACCCCTACCTCCTGGGAGCCCTGGGCATCTTCGCCATGGTCTGCGCGAACCACCCCGGCACCTACCTCCACGCCAAATACCGCCGCATCGCCGCCCGCCGCGGCCCGATGAGGGCCATCGTCGCACTCGAGCACACGCTCCTGGTCACAATCTGGCACATGGGCACCACCGGCACCCTCTACCAGGACCCCGGCCCCGACTACTACACCCGCAACCACCCCGACCGCGCCAAGAACCGCGCCATCCACCAGCTACAGGCCCTCGGATACAACGTCACCCTCGACCACGCCTCATAACCCAACGAGCACACCCCACCGGAACCTTCGCGTCAGAAGGTGACCCCCAGATCTAGAGGTCAGGTCCTGCGGGTCACCAGATGCGGCGGTCCGCTGCCCAGCGGGAGAGCTCGTGGCGGTTGGTCAGCTGGAGCTTGCGCAGCACGGCCGAGACGTGGGTCTCCACCGTCTTGACCGAGATGAACAGCTCCTTCGCGGTCTCCTTGTACGAGTACCCGCGGGCGATCAGCCGCATGACGTCGAGCTCCCGGGCGGAGAGCTTGTCCAGCTCGTCGTCGGCCACGGACTGGGTGCCGAATGCGTCGAGCACGAACCCTGCGAGGCGGGGCGAGAACACGGCGTCGCCCTCGGCGACGCGGAGCACGGCGTCGGTGATCTCACGCCCCGAGGCCGTCTTGGTGACGTAGCCGCGGGCCCCGGCACGGATCGTGGAGACCACGTCCTCGGCGGCGTCCGAGACGCTCAGGGCGAGGAACCGGACCTCGGGCAGGAGCGCGGCGCAGCGGGTCAGGACCTCGCGGCCGCCCCCGCCGAGCCCGCCGGGCAGGTGGACGTCGAGCAGCACAACCCGCGGGCGGAGCTCCTCGACCGCCTCGACCGCCCCTTCCACCGTGCCGGCCTCGCCGACGACCCGGACACGCTCGTCGAGATCGGCTTTGAGGCCGGAGCGGAAGATCGTGTGGTCATCCACGATCACCACGGTCACGGGGTCTGCGCCCCCGCGTGCAGCATCGGTGTCCTCGCTCATGGCTCCTCCGTTCTGGGCAGCCTCAGCCGCACCTCTGTGCCCTGAGGGCCGCTCACTATCGTTGCCTCGCCGCCGTGGCGGCGCATGCGCCCCACGATCGACTCCCGCACCCCGAGACGGTCCTCGGGGACGGAGTCGGGGTCGAAGCCCTCGCCCCGGTCCTTGATGAAGACCTCGGTGGCGTCCTTGCCGGACTCCGCGTACACGGACACGGGCCCCGCGCCATGGCGGACCGCGTTGAGCATGGCCTCCCGCGAGGCCTGGAGGAGCGCGTCCTGGGCCTCGGCGGCACGCGTCTCGTCCGAGGCGTCACCGGGCTCGGTGCCCCCCACGGTCACGACGTCGATCGGCACCCCGTGCAGGTCCTCGACCTGCCCGGCGAGCTCCGCGATCCGGTCCGCGAACGTGCCGTGGCCGCTGCGCGCGTCGCGGTAGAGCCACTCGCGCAGCTCGCGCTCCTGCGCCCGGGCGAGCCGCGTGACGTCCGCCTCGTTGCCCGCCCGCCGCTGGATGAGGGCGAGGGTCTGCAGGACTGAGTCGTGGAGGTGCGCCGCGATCTCGGCCCGCTCCTCCTCGCGGACCCGCGCCGCGCGCTCGGCTCCGAATTCCCGCCAGAACTTGACCCCCCACGGCAGCAGCACGAGCGCCACTCCCGCGAGCACCGCGAACGAGGCGAGCAACGCCATGCCGAGCACGTTCCACTCGCTGCCGGAGACGGCGAGGGTCACGCCCGCGACCACGAGCGCGAGCCCTGCTCCCAGACGTAGCCAGCCCGTCCAGCGCTCGGCGCCCGCCCCACGGACGAGCCTCTCCCGCCGCACCTCGTCCAGCTGCATCCATGCCAGCGCCGCGCCGCCGAGTATCGCCGCGATCGGCACGATCGTGTCCAGCGGCACCTGCACGCCGATGAGCGGCCCCCGAGCGCCACGGCTCCGAGGAGGAGCACGACGCCGAGCAGCACCTCGCGCGCGTAGCGCGGCACGTGCGGCGCCTCGCGCGGGCTCGATGCTGCCAGCCCGGAAGCCGGCTTCGCGGGCTCGCTCACCGCGGGCGCGATGGGCGACGCGGGCGTGCGGGCCCGCCGCTTCTGTGCCTCGGCCGCCGTGGGGACCATGATCCACAGCCAGCCGTACAGGACGATGCCTGCCCCACCCAGGAAGGCGGCGACGGCCATGATCCACCGCACCACGTCGGTGCGCATCCCCAGGTGGCGCGCGAGCCCGGAGCACACGCCTGCGATGAGGCGGTCCTCTCCCCGCACGAGCGGCGGCCGGGCCATCGCGGTGTTCATGCTTCCATCCAAGCACCATTGACCGGGCCCAGGGCCGGTCCGAGGCGGATCCCGGGGTCCATTCAGGGTTCGTTCAGGGTGTCCCCCCATGGGGGCGCGCGGCGCCGGGCGGAAGGATGGAGGCATGAGCACCGAACAGAGCCCTGGCGACCAGCCAGCATCCCAGCCCCAGGACGAACCCCACCCTCAGCCCGGCGGCGCGGCAGCAGCCGACGCGGCAGCAGCCGGCGCGAGCCCGCCCGGCCCGGCCCAGGCCGGCTCAGCGCCCCACACGGGACCATCCCACCCGGTAACGGCTGGGCCGACCCCGCCCCGCGGCGGTGACTTCTTCAGCTGGATCCGCAGCCTCGGCATCACCCGCGGCGGCGACCGCTGGATGGGCGGCGTCGCGAGCGGCCTCGCCCACCGTTGGGGCGTGGACCCCGTCCTCATCCGCGGCCTCTTCCTCGTCGCGGCCATCTTCCTCGGGGTCGGGGTGCTCGCCTACGGCATCCTGTGGCTCCTCCTCCCCGAGGCCGACGGCCGCATCCACGCCCAGGAGGCCGCCCACGGCCGGTGGACGGCGGGCATGACCGGCGGCCTCATCGTCACGATCCTCGGCCTGGGCGGCGCCCGCGCCGGCTTCTGGTTCGGCGAGGGCGGGATCGGGGGCGCCTTCTGGGGTCTCTTCTGGGTGGCCGTCGTCGCCTTCGGCATCTACAGCATCGTCCGTGGCAGCCGCCGGCGCGCAGCCTACCGCGCCGGGTGGCACGCCTCACAGCCCGTGGACCCCGGCGCCGGCAGCAGCGCCGGCGCCAGCTCCGGAGGCGCGGACACCGTGGGTTCGGCCGCGCCGTTCTCCGGTGGCGTGCCCGCCTCCGGCGACGCCTACTACGCGAAGCCGGGCGCGGCGCCGTCGTACTCCTCCTCCGCCGGGTACTACGCGAGCGGGCAGTCCGCGAGCGTGCCGTACTACGGCGGGCACGGCCAGCAGAGCGCTCCCCCGTACTACGGTGGCTCCCTCCCGCCGGTCCCTGCGCCGGTCCGCGCTCCGCAGCCG is a window encoding:
- a CDS encoding PspC domain-containing protein; the protein is MNTAMARPPLVRGEDRLIAGVCSGLARHLGMRTDVVRWIMAVAAFLGGAGIVLYGWLWIMVPTAAEAQKRRARTPASPIAPAVSEPAKPASGLAASSPREAPHVPRYAREVLLGVVLLLGAVALGGRSSACRCRWTRSCRSRRYSAARRWHGCSWTRCGGRGSSVGRAPSAGRAGYVWEQGSRSWSRA
- a CDS encoding IS110 family transposase; the protein is MELLHPRCAGIDISKRDAKVCVRIAGTGRAKAVETVTTWSSMTGQILALREHLAQQQVTCVVMEATSDYWKPFYYLLEDLPGVEVMLVNARQVKNVPGRKTDVADATWLAQLGAHGLVRASLVPPAPIRQLRDLTRTRTAITRDRAREAQRLEKLLEDAGIKLSSVATDILGVSGRAMLEALITGNTDPGAMAELARTSLRPKIPALTEALTGRFTAHHAFLARIHLDLIDQHTAAIETLTAQIEALMEPFRGFHDLITTIPGISTTIADVIVAETGADMSRFPTAEHLASWAGTAPGNNESAGRVKSSRTRPGNPYLLGALGIFAMVCANHPGTYLHAKYRRIAARRGPMRAIVALEHTLLVTIWHMGTTGTLYQDPGPDYYTRNHPDRAKNRAIHQLQALGYNVTLDHAS
- a CDS encoding pyridoxal phosphate-dependent aminotransferase produces the protein MTSARVSQRIGSIAESATLAVDAKAKALKAAGRPVIGFGAGEPDFPTPDYIVEAAIAAARQPRFHRYSPAGGLPELKEAIAAKTKRDSGYEAAASQVLVTNGGKQAVYNTFATLLDPGDEVLLPTPYWTTYPEAIRLAGGVPVEVFAGPEQGYLVTVDQLEAALTERTKILLFVSPSNPTGAVYSPEQTKEIGQWAASKGLWVVTDEIYEHLTYDGVPFTSIATAAPELGDRVVILNGVAKTYAMTGWRVGWMIGPADVIKAATNLQSHATSNVANVSQMAALAAVSGPLDAVEEMKVAFDRRRQTMVKMLSEIEGVNCPTPKGAFYVYPDVRGILGKEVAGVRPATSAELAALILDKVEVAIVPGEAFGPSGYVRLSYALGDDDLAEGVGRIQELLAAAK
- a CDS encoding sensor histidine kinase; amino-acid sequence: MQLDEVRRERLVRGAGAERWTGWLRLGAGLALVVAGVTLAVSGSEWNVLGMALLASFAVLAGVALVLLPWGVKFWREFGAERAARVREEERAEIAAHLHDSVLQTLALIQRRAGNEADVTRLARAQERELREWLYRDARSGHGTFADRIAELAGQVEDLHGVPIDVVTVGGTEPGDASDETRAAEAQDALLQASREAMLNAVRHGAGPVSVYAESGKDATEVFIKDRGEGFDPDSVPEDRLGVRESIVGRMRRHGGEATIVSGPQGTEVRLRLPRTEEP
- a CDS encoding LuxR C-terminal-related transcriptional regulator, producing the protein MSEDTDAARGGADPVTVVIVDDHTIFRSGLKADLDERVRVVGEAGTVEGAVEAVEELRPRVVLLDVHLPGGLGGGGREVLTRCAALLPEVRFLALSVSDAAEDVVSTIRAGARGYVTKTASGREITDAVLRVAEGDAVFSPRLAGFVLDAFGTQSVADDELDKLSARELDVMRLIARGYSYKETAKELFISVKTVETHVSAVLRKLQLTNRHELSRWAADRRIW
- a CDS encoding PspC domain-containing protein, producing the protein MSTEQSPGDQPASQPQDEPHPQPGGAAAADAAAAGASPPGPAQAGSAPHTGPSHPVTAGPTPPRGGDFFSWIRSLGITRGGDRWMGGVASGLAHRWGVDPVLIRGLFLVAAIFLGVGVLAYGILWLLLPEADGRIHAQEAAHGRWTAGMTGGLIVTILGLGGARAGFWFGEGGIGGAFWGLFWVAVVAFGIYSIVRGSRRRAAYRAGWHASQPVDPGAGSSAGASSGGADTVGSAAPFSGGVPASGDAYYAKPGAAPSYSSSAGYYASGQSASVPYYGGHGQQSAPPYYGGSLPPVPAPVRAPQPRVPRRRGPSAPFVLVVLGVAALVAGSLGVLVATGTIPLAAGAIWTSVAIVLGLGILVAGLRGRTAGILTLFAVVALVGGAVSQSVDRFSTFQAHTASYAPATVAQATAGYDITAAKGTLDLSALDATPLAGEAIIPVKVTMSDLTITVPKDVPVEVRSSATLADVKANGHTTAGITQRDTATYNSGKPGATLVVNLDATLSNVTITEER